Proteins encoded in a region of the Strix uralensis isolate ZFMK-TIS-50842 chromosome Z, bStrUra1, whole genome shotgun sequence genome:
- the BRIX1 gene encoding ribosome biogenesis protein BRX1 homolog has product MAAAKRKRDGPAARPKKRAKKAPSAPEPDADPGPGGAVPEEYSIPPPVSQGKWKNKERVLIFSSRGINFRTRHLMQDLRTLMPHSKADTKMDRKDQLFVINEVCEMKNCNKCIFFEAKKKQDLYMWLSNTPQGPSAKFLVQNVHTLAELKMTGNCLRGSRPLLSFDPTFDKEPHYALLKELLIQVFSTPQYHPKSQPFVDHVFTFTVTDERIWFRNYQIIEEDASLVEIGPRFVLNPIKIFQGSFGGPTLYENPHYQSPNMHRRLIRLSVAAKFREKQQVKEVQKIKKKGTKVLMGEDPTEVVFETPAEEKPVEIQLVKPESKPIVKDKKKLRKIQRKKQKKLFRTEASA; this is encoded by the exons ATGGCGGCGGCCAAGAGGAAGCGTGATGGCCCGGCGGCGCGACCCAAGAAGCGAGCTAAGAAGGCCCCAAGCGCGCCTGAGCCGGATGCCGATCCGGGCCCAGGGGGAGCGGTCCCGGAGGAGTACAGCATCCCGCCGCCGGTCTCCCAG GGTAAATGGAAAAACAAGGAGCGAgtgcttattttctcttctcGTGGAATTAATTTCAGAACAAGGCACCTAATGCAAGACTTAAGGACATTGATGCCTCACTCTAAAGCAG ATACTAAAATGGACCGTAAAGACCAGTTGTTTGTAATTAATGAG GTGTGTGAAATGAAAAACTGCAATAAGTGCATCTTTTTTGAAGCCAAAAAGAAACAGGATCTCTATATGTG GCTTTCAAATACACCACAGGGACCATCAGCTAAATTCTTAGTGCAGAACG tTCACACACTGGCTGAACTGAAGATGACAGGAAACTGCCTGAGGGGCTCACGGCCCCTTTTGTCTTTTGATCCA ACATTTGACAAGGAGCCACATTATGCCCTGCTAAAAGAATTGCTTATTCAG GTATTTAGTACACCACAGTATCACCCCAAAAGCCAGCCTTTTGTAGATCATGTTTTCACCTTCACTGTTACAGACGAGAGGATCTGGTTTCGGAATTACCAG ATAATAGAAGAAGATGCATCTCTAGTAGAAATTGGGCCTCGTTTTGTCCTGAACCCCATAAAAATCTTCCAAGGCAGTTTTGGAGGACCAACTTTGTATGAAAATCCCCATTACCAGTCCCCAAATATG cATCGACGGCTGATAAGATTGTCAGTGGCAGCCAAGTTTAGAGAGAAACAGCAGGTGAAGGAAGTacaaaagattaagaaaaaagggaCTAAGGTGCTCATGGGAGAAGATCCCACTGAAGTGGTCTTTGAGACTCCAGCTGAAGAAAAGCCAGTGGAAATACAGCTCGTGAAACCAGAGTCAAAGCCAATTGTCAAAGATAAGAAGAAGCTACGCAAAATACAGAGGAAGAAgcaaaaaaagcttttcagaacTGAAGCATCAGCGTAA
- the RAD1 gene encoding cell cycle checkpoint protein RAD1 — translation MPFSAQPPASGEPYVLAASLDNARHLSSLLRAVHFQDHATCFATANGLRVTVEDAKCIQANAFIQAEIFQEFAVQEESVTFRINLSVLLDCLTIFGTSSLPGTSTALRMCYRGYGYPLMLFLEEGGVVTVCKINTQEPDQLLDFDFCSTKVVNKIILQSEGLREAFAELDMTSEVLQITMSPDKPYFRLSTFGNAGSAHLDYPRDSDLMETFHCNQTQTNRYKISLLKPSTKALALSCKVSIRTDAQGFLSLQYMIRNEDGQICFVEYYCCPDEDITEAEM, via the exons ATGCCGTTCTCAGCGCAGCCGCCCGCCAGCGGCGAGCCGTACGTGCTGGCCGCCAGCCTGGACAATGCCCGCCACCTTTCCAGCCTCCTCAGGGCTGTTCACTTCCAGGACCACGCCACGTGTTTTGCCACGGCCAACGGCCTCAGGGTGACCGTGGAGGACGCCAAGTGCATCCAGGCCAACGCCTTCATCCAG GCAGAAATTTTTCAGGAATTTGCTGTTCAGGAGGAATCAGTGACATTCCGGATCAATTTGTCTGTCCTTCTCGACTGCTTGACCATTTTTGGTACCAGTTCTTTGCCAG gaacATCAACGGCCCTTAGGATGTGTTATCGTGGTTATGGTTATCCCTTGATGCTCTTCTTGGAAGAAGGAGGAGTAGTGACAGTGTGCAAAATTAACACTCAAGAACCTGATCAGTTGTTAGACTTTGATTTCTGCAGTACAAAGGTTGTTAATAAAATTATCCTGCAGTCGGAGGGGCTACGAGAAGCATTTGCTGAACTGGATATGACCAGTGAAGTTCTGCAGATTACCATGTCTCCAGATAAACCTTACTTCAG GTTATCCACTTTTGGAAATGCAGGAAGTGCACATCTGGACTACCCTAGGGACTCTGACTTGATGGAAACATTCCACTGTAACCAGACCCAGACAAACAG gtACAAGATTTCTTTGCTTAAACCATCTACAAAGGCACTGGCTTTATCTTGTAAAGTGTCCATTCGAACAGATGCTCAAGGATTTCTATCACTGCAGTATATGATTAGGAATGAAGATGGACAGATCTGTTTCGTGGAGTACTATTGTTGCCCTGATGAGGATATTACTGAAGCAGAAATGTAG